The proteins below are encoded in one region of Sphingobacterium sp. R2:
- the fabF gene encoding beta-ketoacyl-ACP synthase II has product MKRVVITGMGTINPLGENIDIFWDNILRGENHTTLISRFDASLFRTQIASEIKHFQPEKYLDRNEIKRSDLFTQYALYSAAQAMEDSGLDLDAIDPFDIGVIWGVGQGGMETFEKEVEGYVTGDYKPRFSPFFVPRLIVNMASGMISMKYGLKGINYTTVSACATSNTAFMDAFNYIRLGKAKVFISGGSEAPITPASVGGFSAMKAMSSRHDSPQTASRPFDRDRDGFVMGEGAGALILEEYEHAKQRGAKIYAELVGASMTADAYHMTSPHPEGVAAAKAMTLALEEARINTSELDYLNLHATSTPVGDIAELKAVQRAFGNLNNLWVSSTKSMTGHLLGAAGAIEAIIAIKSINNNVIPATINIENIDPEIPDGVNIVINQPLEKTVNTAMSNAFGFGGHNSSVVFKKI; this is encoded by the coding sequence ATGAAAAGAGTTGTAATAACTGGCATGGGAACAATTAACCCGCTGGGCGAAAACATAGACATATTTTGGGATAACATTTTGCGAGGCGAAAACCACACAACACTTATTAGCCGTTTTGATGCTTCGTTGTTTCGAACACAGATTGCAAGTGAAATTAAACACTTTCAACCTGAAAAATACTTAGATAGAAATGAGATTAAACGGAGTGATCTCTTTACGCAATATGCTTTATACAGTGCAGCGCAGGCAATGGAAGATTCGGGACTAGATCTCGATGCCATAGATCCATTTGATATCGGTGTCATCTGGGGTGTTGGTCAGGGCGGCATGGAAACTTTCGAGAAAGAAGTAGAAGGCTACGTGACAGGAGATTACAAACCACGATTCAGCCCTTTCTTTGTTCCTAGACTTATCGTCAATATGGCTTCAGGCATGATTTCAATGAAGTATGGTTTAAAAGGAATCAATTACACTACCGTATCGGCTTGCGCCACATCCAATACGGCCTTTATGGATGCTTTTAATTACATTAGGCTCGGCAAAGCCAAAGTCTTTATAAGCGGCGGTTCCGAAGCCCCCATTACCCCGGCTTCCGTTGGCGGTTTTTCTGCCATGAAAGCCATGTCGAGCCGGCATGATAGCCCCCAGACCGCAAGCAGACCATTTGACCGTGATCGCGACGGCTTTGTGATGGGAGAAGGTGCAGGTGCGCTTATCCTCGAAGAATACGAACATGCCAAGCAAAGAGGTGCAAAAATTTACGCAGAGCTTGTCGGAGCTTCAATGACCGCAGATGCTTACCATATGACCTCGCCCCATCCCGAAGGGGTAGCCGCAGCAAAAGCCATGACTCTGGCTTTGGAGGAGGCTAGAATTAATACCAGTGAGCTCGACTATTTAAATCTCCACGCGACTTCTACGCCAGTGGGAGATATCGCCGAACTTAAAGCCGTACAACGAGCTTTTGGAAATCTAAATAATCTATGGGTCAGTTCTACCAAATCAATGACAGGACATTTACTTGGTGCTGCGGGAGCTATTGAAGCAATCATTGCCATAAAATCTATCAACAATAATGTAATTCCGGCAACAATTAATATCGAAAATATCGATCCCGAGATTCCAGATGGGGTAAATATTGTGATCAATCAGCCTCTGGAAAAAACCGTAAATACAGCAATGAGCAATGCATTTGGGTTTGGAGGACACAATTCGAGTGTAGTTTTCAAAAAGATTTAA
- a CDS encoding TetR/AcrR family transcriptional regulator, protein MSKAEQTRQFIIEKTAPIFNKKGYFATSLSDITTATGLTKGSIYGNFKDKDDLATHVYTYQSRKISEAVNQQIMQQKTSLKKLLSFFDFYKDNFKNIAASGGCPMMNAAVEADDSLSFLTPKVRRSFDLWRQRLILILEEGIASGEFKQHISAENYAITFMAMVEGGILLSKISGRGKDLAIVLDKMKEMVDREIKA, encoded by the coding sequence ATGTCAAAAGCAGAACAGACACGGCAATTTATCATTGAGAAAACCGCGCCCATCTTTAATAAAAAAGGTTACTTTGCAACTTCACTCTCGGACATTACGACAGCGACAGGTTTAACAAAAGGAAGTATCTACGGTAATTTCAAGGACAAGGATGACCTAGCTACCCATGTCTATACCTATCAGAGCAGAAAAATTTCAGAAGCTGTTAATCAGCAGATTATGCAGCAAAAAACATCCTTAAAGAAGCTATTGTCTTTTTTTGATTTTTACAAAGATAATTTCAAAAACATCGCAGCTTCAGGAGGTTGTCCCATGATGAATGCGGCCGTGGAAGCCGATGATTCGCTATCTTTTTTAACCCCCAAAGTCAGACGTTCCTTTGACCTTTGGAGACAGCGGCTAATTCTAATTCTTGAAGAAGGAATTGCCAGCGGTGAATTTAAACAGCATATTTCTGCTGAAAATTATGCCATCACCTTTATGGCGATGGTCGAAGGCGGAATCTTGCTTTCCAAGATTTCCGGCCGAGGAAAAGATCTTGCCATTGTATTGGATAAAATGAAGGAAATGGTGGATCGGGAGATCAAGGCTTAA
- a CDS encoding helix-turn-helix transcriptional regulator, producing MQKNPADRILMLLKMRREGTAALIATELAITKEGARKHLLNLANQNLIVSNARSEGIGRPSTYYSLSPQGMARFPDSHADITVQLLQSIKQVLGENALDLLISDRESKVYQKYTEALSDIESIEKKLEVIAAKRTAEGYMAEWKKEADDYLLIENHCPICAAATECQGFCRSELNNFQQLIGPAYRICRTEYIIENAPRCTYRISKAK from the coding sequence ATGCAGAAGAATCCAGCTGATCGAATATTAATGTTATTAAAAATGCGCCGAGAAGGCACTGCAGCTTTGATTGCAACAGAGTTGGCTATAACAAAAGAAGGGGCCCGTAAACATTTATTGAATCTCGCGAATCAAAACCTGATTGTCTCCAATGCCCGGAGCGAAGGTATAGGCCGCCCTTCGACTTATTACAGTTTGTCACCACAGGGCATGGCAAGATTTCCAGATAGTCACGCCGACATTACAGTACAACTGTTGCAGTCGATTAAACAAGTGCTTGGCGAGAATGCTTTGGATCTACTTATTAGTGATCGGGAGTCCAAAGTATATCAAAAATATACTGAAGCGCTATCGGATATTGAATCCATCGAAAAAAAACTTGAAGTTATTGCCGCAAAAAGAACGGCGGAAGGTTATATGGCAGAATGGAAAAAAGAGGCTGACGATTATCTTCTCATTGAAAATCATTGTCCCATATGTGCAGCAGCAACCGAATGTCAGGGATTCTGCCGCTCCGAACTGAATAATTTTCAGCAACTCATCGGTCCGGCTTATCGTATCTGTAGAACAGAATACATCATCGAAAACGCCCCCCGCTGTACCTATCGTATTTCAAAAGCGAAATAA
- a CDS encoding superoxide dismutase, whose protein sequence is MHKFQLPQLEYAYTALEPYFDRETMTIHHQKHHQAYVDNLNKALEGTAGEADDLLDILTSVSKYSPAVRNNGGGHFNHTLFWEILSPNPKTVPTGKLADEINAAFGSLEELKAQIKNAGLGQFGSGWSWLYVKHSGALAIVATPNQDNPLMDTQSIGRGFPILGVDVWEHAYYLKYQNKRADYLDAFWSLLDWSVVEQKYDTVIAGLV, encoded by the coding sequence ATGCACAAATTTCAATTACCCCAGTTAGAATATGCCTATACGGCGCTTGAACCATATTTTGATCGCGAGACCATGACGATTCATCATCAAAAGCATCATCAAGCTTATGTTGACAATCTAAATAAGGCATTGGAAGGAACAGCAGGCGAAGCTGACGATCTATTGGATATATTAACAAGCGTAAGTAAATATAGCCCAGCAGTACGCAATAACGGCGGCGGTCACTTTAACCATACGCTATTTTGGGAAATTTTATCGCCCAATCCAAAAACGGTACCCACAGGGAAGTTAGCCGATGAGATAAACGCTGCCTTTGGTTCTTTGGAAGAGCTCAAAGCCCAGATCAAAAATGCTGGACTTGGGCAGTTTGGTTCGGGCTGGTCTTGGCTGTATGTAAAGCATTCCGGCGCCTTAGCTATCGTAGCTACTCCCAATCAGGATAATCCGCTGATGGATACACAATCGATCGGCAGAGGTTTCCCTATTTTGGGGGTCGATGTTTGGGAGCATGCGTATTATTTGAAATATCAAAATAAAAGAGCCGATTATTTGGATGCATTTTGGTCGCTTTTGGATTGGTCTGTTGTTGAACAAAAATACGATACTGTGATTGCAGGCTTGGTTTGA
- a CDS encoding DUF2480 family protein — protein MFINKVENTGILALDLIDFKTNLAILSFDIKTLLYQEAIVKEKEFREALAAVDWSAFRNKAVAISCSVDAIIPPWVYMALAEKLHPVAAYYDFKAMEDLEIDLWMQALQAMDLSHFQQQKVVIRARPNIPASLYMLATERLIPIVQTLMYGEVGMPKVIFKKGKV, from the coding sequence ATGTTTATCAATAAAGTTGAAAACACGGGTATATTGGCTTTAGATCTAATTGATTTTAAGACCAATCTTGCTATCCTAAGTTTTGATATCAAAACATTGTTGTATCAGGAAGCAATCGTTAAAGAAAAAGAATTCAGAGAAGCTTTGGCGGCGGTGGACTGGTCTGCTTTTCGAAATAAGGCGGTTGCCATTAGCTGTTCTGTGGACGCAATTATCCCGCCTTGGGTCTATATGGCCCTGGCGGAAAAACTTCATCCTGTTGCAGCGTATTACGATTTTAAGGCGATGGAGGATTTGGAAATAGACCTGTGGATGCAGGCTTTGCAAGCGATGGATTTGTCGCATTTTCAGCAGCAAAAAGTTGTCATAAGGGCCCGCCCTAATATTCCGGCGTCACTTTATATGTTGGCGACAGAACGTTTGATTCCTATTGTCCAGACGTTGATGTATGGTGAGGTTGGTATGCCAAAAGTTATTTTTAAAAAAGGGAAAGTATAA
- a CDS encoding NAD(P)H-dependent oxidoreductase, which produces MKALLFNGALERRQESTSGKLSHYFSDQLNQRGVENTIFNLADSGIPLFDLSLNRVPNAVKIMNNLFLEADIHFWLSPLYHGSIPGVMKNCLDWLEVSAKNKPAYLTDKHIGLVCWADGVHALQGINAMDAIAKSLRAWTLPFSVPIMKSALFESDNPNVLSSAYQCKLDLLIDIATKKSSEYR; this is translated from the coding sequence ATGAAAGCATTACTATTCAATGGCGCCTTGGAAAGAAGGCAAGAATCTACATCGGGAAAATTGTCACACTATTTTTCCGACCAACTGAACCAAAGGGGTGTTGAAAATACTATTTTTAATTTGGCTGATAGCGGAATACCCTTATTTGATTTGAGCCTCAATCGGGTACCCAATGCGGTCAAGATTATGAATAACTTATTTCTTGAGGCAGATATACATTTTTGGTTGTCTCCGCTTTATCATGGAAGTATTCCCGGTGTCATGAAAAACTGTTTGGATTGGCTTGAAGTCAGTGCTAAAAATAAACCGGCTTACCTGACGGATAAACATATCGGACTGGTTTGTTGGGCCGATGGTGTACATGCACTACAGGGCATTAATGCAATGGATGCTATCGCGAAGTCGCTCCGCGCCTGGACATTGCCCTTTAGTGTGCCCATCATGAAATCTGCGCTTTTTGAGTCCGACAATCCAAATGTGCTGTCTTCGGCTTACCAGTGTAAGCTGGACTTGCTGATCGATATTGCTACGAAAAAGAGTAGCGAATATCGTTAA
- a CDS encoding sensor histidine kinase: MMFQLKELTKIIAFFIVYFTVHAVAAQSFLPLDENKYRSDAEKLLLSSSGDSVKAMQHFYLADYYRFRDTTEFWDHMQQGERLAKPFRSLQAMGALYKSYYYGQFLDSKNAGVEAQRCVDLLGNAQKPFQQGLLAKAWYNLGLIRFPKKGFADFLDILNGKCLPYAKAHDPIMEGSINTMIGMAFMSSNQLAKADEYHQLAIKQLEQQPPSAALVVAYLNTVSNYCYQVKSKEARVLLDKVKQLLNKYPNSTQLPNYYYNEALYATTKQQTDEALRLLDIGLDWSVKMNNWKLFQMMRFRKFNVYLLQKKYADAKLQLEEIVKNGLLTRDLYNSKIVYSQLAGVNELMGNYQDALKMSNMANKLSDSIQQVQLLEKMNEMETKYKTVEKEKEILNLRAEKDRNQFRIFLVLGIAVLLFCIVLFVAFFYRKQRKLNTQIQLNHEIVLDKLEKEKQLQISESMLKGEQQERQRIAQDLHDSIGGMLTGLKFKIAGDVGKGTLLTDEVPQKLNDILGEVRRISHNLMPESLRQFGLIAALEQLCIAMKNSHVSIQFENYEPELNVDFQKGLAIYRIVQEAISNALKYANADAIIVQVSKSDEVLHILVEDNGKGFDSAVLNYGLGLNNMVNRVKWINGSIDIQSKLGSGTQIEIGVTV, from the coding sequence ATGATGTTTCAGTTGAAAGAGTTAACGAAGATAATTGCATTTTTTATAGTATACTTTACTGTACATGCTGTAGCTGCACAGAGTTTTTTGCCATTGGATGAAAATAAATATCGATCTGATGCGGAAAAATTATTGCTATCGAGCTCGGGGGACAGTGTGAAAGCAATGCAGCATTTTTATTTGGCAGATTACTATAGATTTAGAGATACGACCGAATTTTGGGATCATATGCAACAGGGGGAGCGGTTAGCCAAACCGTTCCGGAGCTTACAGGCGATGGGGGCACTTTATAAAAGCTATTATTATGGGCAATTTCTAGATAGTAAAAATGCAGGAGTTGAAGCCCAACGATGTGTAGACCTCCTTGGAAATGCACAAAAGCCTTTTCAGCAGGGGCTTTTGGCCAAAGCTTGGTATAATCTGGGCTTAATTCGATTTCCTAAAAAAGGATTTGCTGATTTTCTGGATATCCTCAATGGGAAGTGTTTGCCATACGCCAAAGCACACGATCCTATTATGGAAGGTAGTATAAATACGATGATCGGCATGGCATTTATGTCGTCCAACCAGCTTGCAAAAGCGGACGAATACCATCAATTGGCTATAAAACAGCTCGAGCAGCAACCGCCGAGTGCTGCACTTGTGGTGGCTTATCTCAATACAGTCAGTAATTATTGTTATCAGGTGAAATCCAAAGAAGCAAGAGTACTGTTGGATAAAGTCAAACAACTATTAAACAAGTATCCAAATTCCACTCAGCTGCCCAATTACTACTACAACGAGGCTCTTTACGCTACAACAAAGCAGCAAACGGATGAGGCGTTACGGTTATTGGATATCGGCTTGGATTGGTCGGTGAAGATGAACAATTGGAAATTATTTCAGATGATGCGGTTCAGAAAATTTAATGTGTATCTCTTGCAGAAAAAGTATGCTGATGCTAAACTGCAGTTGGAGGAAATCGTGAAAAATGGATTATTAACGCGAGATCTCTACAACAGTAAAATTGTGTACAGTCAACTGGCGGGTGTGAATGAGCTGATGGGTAATTATCAGGATGCGTTGAAGATGTCCAATATGGCAAATAAACTATCCGATAGCATACAGCAGGTCCAATTGCTGGAAAAAATGAATGAGATGGAGACGAAATATAAGACCGTTGAAAAAGAAAAAGAAATTTTGAATTTACGCGCAGAAAAGGACCGTAACCAATTTCGGATTTTTCTCGTTTTGGGTATTGCCGTTTTGCTTTTTTGTATTGTGCTTTTTGTTGCTTTTTTCTATCGAAAACAACGGAAGCTCAATACACAGATTCAGCTCAACCACGAAATCGTGTTGGACAAATTGGAAAAGGAAAAACAGCTGCAAATTTCGGAATCTATGCTCAAGGGGGAGCAGCAGGAGCGTCAGCGTATAGCCCAAGATCTGCATGACAGCATAGGTGGTATGTTAACAGGTCTAAAATTTAAGATTGCCGGCGATGTAGGAAAGGGTACACTCTTGACTGATGAAGTGCCGCAGAAGTTGAACGACATCTTAGGCGAAGTAAGGCGTATATCCCATAATCTAATGCCCGAATCGTTGCGTCAGTTTGGATTGATAGCAGCATTGGAGCAATTGTGTATAGCAATGAAAAATAGTCATGTTTCGATCCAATTTGAAAACTATGAACCTGAATTGAATGTGGATTTTCAAAAAGGATTGGCCATATATCGAATTGTTCAAGAGGCCATTTCAAATGCATTAAAGTATGCAAACGCAGATGCAATTATCGTTCAGGTAAGTAAATCGGACGAAGTACTGCATATCCTCGTTGAGGATAATGGCAAAGGCTTTGATTCCGCTGTGTTAAATTATGGATTGGGTTTAAATAATATGGTCAATAGAGTGAAATGGATCAATGGATCAATTGATATTCAGAGTAAGCTCGGATCTGGAACTCAAATCGAAATTGGTGTAACTGTTTAA
- a CDS encoding LuxR C-terminal-related transcriptional regulator, whose protein sequence is MKIIAVLDDHPLLLEGVASFLNNQDGYLVYPFLEEISLIEFLKVTKADLLLMDMQLLQTNGVDVCTQVRKLFPMIPIVALSNLADGNLIFQFMQAGGNGYILKDVSNEEFLGCVQLGLDGKEAICDRAKELYRGAISTISSLPRLTQREKEILTLISNGLTTNQIAEQLFLSPVTVETHRRNLLTKFKVKNMIELVQLAMKHKLLGLE, encoded by the coding sequence ATGAAGATAATTGCAGTGTTAGACGATCATCCTTTATTGTTGGAAGGTGTTGCCTCTTTTCTCAATAATCAGGATGGGTATCTTGTATATCCCTTTTTGGAAGAAATTTCGTTAATTGAATTTTTAAAGGTCACGAAGGCGGATCTCCTACTTATGGATATGCAACTGTTGCAGACAAATGGAGTAGATGTCTGTACTCAGGTGAGGAAGCTGTTTCCTATGATTCCTATTGTTGCATTGAGCAATTTGGCCGATGGTAATCTTATTTTTCAGTTTATGCAGGCTGGCGGAAATGGCTATATCTTAAAGGATGTTAGCAACGAAGAATTTCTGGGCTGTGTACAGCTCGGCCTGGACGGCAAAGAAGCAATTTGTGATCGGGCAAAAGAACTTTATCGTGGTGCAATTTCTACGATCAGCAGTCTCCCTAGGCTTACACAGCGCGAAAAAGAGATTTTGACGTTGATCTCCAATGGACTTACCACGAACCAAATCGCCGAGCAGTTATTTTTAAGTCCAGTTACTGTGGAAACGCATCGGCGCAATCTCCTGACTAAATTTAAAGTTAAAAATATGATTGAACTTGTACAGCTTGCGATGAAACATAAGTTGTTGGGACTCGAATAG
- the cydB gene encoding cytochrome d ubiquinol oxidase subunit II, producing MEIFWFIVLTFMLGIYIVLDGYDFGAGIVHLFFAKTEQEKKAVTNAIGPFWDANEVWLIASGGVLFFAFPTLYASSFSGFYLPLMLVLWLLIFRAISLELRGQVHHRLWEALWDKAFGLASLLLALFFGAALGNVVRGVNLGMVENGVSTQEPHYFFLALWNPTFDPLAQHQGIIDWFTIILGLVAVVTLTIHGAGWVILKTSSTLNTRLKNIVFKLNFVLLILVLLSAYVWHYVKPISLNNLQNHYWLWIFPLIAAVGLLGQFWIKTFKKDGIGFLFSSLFILGSFATTVASMFPILLPSTNDVNPSLTIQNAAAHEYGLSVGLGWFMFAAILVVAYFIIQFRVFKGKLDDVGYGDH from the coding sequence ATGGAAATATTCTGGTTTATCGTATTAACTTTTATGTTGGGAATTTATATCGTACTCGATGGGTACGATTTTGGGGCGGGAATTGTCCATCTATTCTTTGCTAAAACCGAACAGGAGAAAAAAGCTGTGACTAACGCGATTGGGCCGTTTTGGGATGCCAATGAAGTCTGGCTCATCGCTTCCGGCGGTGTCCTATTCTTTGCTTTCCCAACGCTTTATGCCTCCTCTTTCAGTGGATTTTACTTACCGCTCATGCTTGTATTATGGTTACTTATTTTTAGAGCGATAAGTCTTGAACTCAGGGGGCAGGTTCACCATCGGCTTTGGGAGGCTTTATGGGATAAAGCTTTTGGTCTAGCAAGCCTGTTGCTGGCACTTTTCTTTGGCGCTGCCCTAGGCAATGTCGTTCGCGGAGTAAACCTAGGTATGGTAGAAAATGGTGTATCGACCCAAGAGCCACATTATTTCTTCTTAGCACTTTGGAACCCGACATTTGACCCATTAGCCCAACATCAAGGCATTATAGACTGGTTCACCATCATATTAGGTTTAGTTGCCGTCGTTACATTAACAATCCACGGTGCAGGCTGGGTCATTCTGAAAACATCCAGCACACTAAATACTAGATTAAAGAATATTGTTTTTAAACTCAACTTTGTCTTGCTTATTCTTGTCCTACTATCGGCCTATGTATGGCATTATGTGAAACCCATCTCCTTAAACAATCTCCAAAATCATTATTGGCTGTGGATATTTCCTTTGATTGCTGCTGTTGGATTACTTGGACAATTTTGGATCAAGACCTTTAAGAAAGATGGTATTGGCTTCCTATTTTCATCCCTGTTTATACTGGGGAGCTTTGCCACGACCGTTGCTTCCATGTTCCCTATATTATTGCCTTCAACGAATGACGTAAATCCTTCCTTGACGATTCAAAATGCTGCAGCACATGAATATGGTCTTTCAGTTGGTTTAGGCTGGTTTATGTTTGCAGCAATTCTGGTGGTTGCTTATTTTATTATCCAATTTAGGGTCTTCAAAGGTAAGCTTGATGACGTCGGTTACGGTGACCACTAA